One region of Streptomyces rishiriensis genomic DNA includes:
- a CDS encoding RecQ family ATP-dependent DNA helicase, whose product MEHTNNADLRADADAVLARLVGDATGVTRLREDQWRAIEALVADRRRALVVQRTGWGKSAVYFVATSLLRARGSGPTVIVSPLLALMRNQVEAAARAGIHARTINSSNTEEWATVQDEIAAGEVDVLLVSPERLNNPDFRDEVLPALSAATGLLVVDEAHCISDWGHDFRPDYRRLRTMLTDLPAGVPVLATTATANARVTSDVAEQLGTGGTSDALVLRGPLDRESLSLNVLRLPDAAHRMAWLADHLDDLPGSGIIYTLTVAAAEEVTAFLRQRGHIVASYTGRTENADRQQAEEDLLANKVKALVATSALGMGFDKPDLGFVVHLGSPSSPIAYYQQVGRAGRGVEHAEVLLLPGKEDEAIWEYFASLAFPSEELVRRTLDVLAHAQRPVSLPALEPLVELRRSRLETMLKVLDVDGAVKRVKGGWLATGQPWQYETERYEWVARQRRAEQEAMRQYASTTDCRMEFLQRQLDDEGAKPCGRCDNCAGARYAAETSTAALDAARVDLGRAGVEVEPRRMWPTGLPAIGVELKGRIPAGEQAWTGRALGRLSDIGWGNRLRPMLTAQASDEPVPDDVASAVVGVLADWAKGPGGWASTVADASPRPVGVVTIASRTRPRLIHSLGARIAEVGRLPLLGSVEYTADASPISRSNSAQRLKALHGMLEVPPALAAALTEASGPVLLVDDYTETGWTLAVATRMLRRAGAHGVLPLVLAVQG is encoded by the coding sequence ATGGAGCACACGAACAACGCGGATCTCCGGGCCGACGCCGACGCCGTCCTCGCCCGCCTCGTCGGTGACGCCACCGGCGTGACCAGGCTGCGCGAGGACCAGTGGCGGGCGATCGAGGCGCTGGTCGCGGACCGGCGCCGCGCCTTGGTCGTGCAGCGGACGGGCTGGGGCAAGTCCGCGGTCTATTTCGTGGCGACCTCTCTGCTCCGCGCCCGCGGTTCGGGCCCGACGGTGATCGTCTCTCCGCTGCTCGCCCTGATGCGCAACCAGGTCGAGGCCGCGGCCCGGGCCGGTATCCATGCGCGGACCATCAACTCCTCGAACACCGAGGAATGGGCCACCGTGCAGGACGAGATCGCCGCGGGGGAGGTCGACGTCCTGCTGGTCAGCCCGGAGCGGCTCAACAACCCGGATTTCCGGGACGAGGTGCTGCCCGCCCTGTCGGCCGCGACCGGACTGCTCGTGGTCGACGAGGCCCACTGCATCTCCGACTGGGGCCACGACTTCCGCCCGGACTACCGTCGGCTGCGGACCATGCTCACCGATCTCCCAGCCGGCGTACCGGTGCTCGCGACGACCGCAACCGCCAACGCGCGCGTGACCTCCGATGTCGCCGAACAGCTCGGCACCGGCGGCACCTCGGACGCCCTGGTGCTGCGCGGCCCGCTCGACCGCGAGAGCCTCAGCCTGAACGTGCTGCGGCTGCCCGACGCCGCACACCGGATGGCGTGGCTCGCCGACCATCTCGACGACCTGCCCGGATCCGGAATCATCTACACGCTCACCGTCGCCGCCGCGGAGGAGGTCACCGCCTTTCTCCGGCAGCGCGGCCACATCGTCGCCTCGTACACCGGGCGCACGGAGAACGCCGACCGCCAGCAGGCCGAGGAGGACCTGCTGGCCAACAAGGTCAAGGCGCTGGTCGCCACGTCCGCGCTCGGCATGGGCTTCGACAAGCCCGACCTCGGGTTCGTCGTGCACCTCGGCTCGCCCTCCTCCCCCATCGCGTACTACCAGCAAGTGGGCCGCGCCGGACGCGGTGTGGAGCACGCGGAGGTCCTCCTGCTGCCGGGGAAGGAGGACGAGGCGATCTGGGAGTACTTCGCCTCGCTCGCCTTCCCGTCGGAGGAGCTGGTCCGCCGCACACTGGATGTCCTCGCGCACGCGCAGCGGCCCGTGTCGCTGCCCGCCCTCGAGCCCTTGGTGGAACTGCGCCGCTCCCGCCTGGAGACCATGCTCAAGGTTCTCGACGTGGACGGGGCGGTCAAGCGCGTCAAGGGCGGCTGGCTCGCGACCGGGCAACCGTGGCAATACGAGACCGAGCGATACGAATGGGTCGCCCGGCAGCGCAGGGCAGAGCAGGAGGCGATGCGGCAGTACGCGTCGACGACGGACTGCCGGATGGAGTTCCTCCAGCGCCAGCTCGACGACGAAGGCGCCAAGCCCTGCGGACGCTGCGACAACTGCGCAGGGGCGCGCTACGCCGCCGAGACGTCCACGGCCGCGCTGGACGCCGCCCGTGTGGACCTGGGCCGCGCGGGCGTCGAGGTGGAGCCCCGCCGGATGTGGCCGACCGGACTCCCGGCGATCGGCGTGGAGCTCAAGGGCCGCATCCCGGCCGGTGAACAGGCTTGGACGGGGCGCGCGTTGGGCCGTCTCTCCGACATCGGCTGGGGTAACCGGCTGCGACCGATGCTGACCGCCCAGGCTTCCGACGAGCCGGTTCCGGACGATGTGGCGAGCGCCGTGGTGGGAGTGCTGGCCGACTGGGCGAAGGGTCCCGGCGGCTGGGCCTCCACGGTGGCCGACGCCTCACCGCGCCCGGTCGGCGTGGTCACCATCGCCTCCCGCACCCGACCCAGGTTGATCCACTCGCTGGGCGCGCGCATCGCCGAGGTCGGCCGACTGCCGCTCCTGGGCTCGGTGGAGTACACCGCTGACGCCTCGCCGATCTCCCGAAGCAACAGCGCGCAACGCCTCAAGGCGCTGCACGGCATGCTGGAGGTACCGCCCGCCCTCGCCGCCGCGCTCACGGAGGCTTCGGGGCCCGTTCTGCTCGTGGACGACTACACCGAGACGGGCTGGACTCTCGCGGTCGCGACCCGGATGCTCCGTCGCGCGGGCGCACACGGGGTGTTGCCGCTGGTACTGGCTGTGCAAGGCTGA
- a CDS encoding DUF4192 domain-containing protein yields MTNHGETTGSSENSDISGRDGREHPAYVSHTTYDADIAYGTAPADHQVTLRTPAELADALPYLLGYRPEDSIVLVALHDRGGRGRFGGRARLGIPANPDDWEAVARQLAQGLVKGSERRGTPPASMVAYLCQEPGRGETGREVMERLQPLAHRLRLECGRLDVPVIEALCIADGRFWSYCCGGKGCCPVEGVAMGLPGTSVLAAAATYAGIQVRGTLRELRARLLPLETGAALEQEVALDAAGMALLPRILDETSRATVAEETLELAGRVFRRLAEAPVVPGALSADRRDDELLGFDEAAALILGLQDRVTRDRAAGWMEGDEAAPALRLWRALARRCVGPYGEHAAAPLTLAGWVAWSSGDELEAREALAMALGADPDYLFARLLHQACNEGLDPESVRRCLRAERGGRGLLTAAEMPGKGAAAEDLEGFEGPQDPPAADFGADLCGTERGDASTDLRCSEAEHHSGRGSRPDHGSCSGEGTGSGTPDDVSDSGEVEHEGRVGGMKGRPSGALPHTPPTHTSGPVPTAAPTTARRRRRVRPTSAGAGHAQAVSAAEEGQEPELRAQETNALRAHPRKSHVTRPAAPSRGGSRTRPVGKAVTRRRDDRPEGLRSDSGDTAGKG; encoded by the coding sequence ATGACGAATCACGGCGAAACCACTGGATCCTCCGAAAACAGCGACATCTCCGGACGGGACGGGCGTGAGCACCCGGCCTATGTCAGCCACACGACATACGACGCAGACATCGCGTACGGCACAGCCCCGGCCGACCACCAGGTCACCCTGCGCACTCCGGCGGAGCTGGCCGACGCCCTGCCCTACCTGCTCGGGTACCGGCCGGAGGACAGCATCGTCCTGGTCGCCCTGCACGACCGCGGCGGACGAGGCCGGTTCGGCGGCCGGGCCCGGCTCGGCATTCCCGCGAACCCGGACGACTGGGAAGCCGTTGCCCGGCAGCTGGCGCAGGGGCTCGTCAAGGGCAGCGAACGCCGCGGCACCCCTCCCGCGAGCATGGTCGCCTACCTCTGCCAGGAGCCGGGGAGGGGAGAGACGGGCCGGGAGGTCATGGAACGGCTTCAGCCGCTGGCCCACCGGCTGCGTCTCGAATGCGGCCGCCTCGATGTCCCGGTGATCGAGGCGCTCTGCATCGCCGACGGCCGTTTCTGGTCGTACTGCTGCGGGGGCAAGGGCTGCTGCCCGGTCGAAGGGGTGGCGATGGGGCTGCCCGGCACCTCCGTACTGGCCGCGGCCGCGACCTACGCGGGGATCCAGGTACGCGGCACCCTGCGCGAGCTGCGTGCCCGACTGCTGCCCCTGGAGACCGGTGCCGCGCTGGAGCAGGAAGTCGCCCTGGACGCCGCCGGTATGGCGCTTCTCCCGCGGATCCTGGACGAGACGAGTCGCGCGACGGTCGCGGAGGAGACGCTGGAACTGGCCGGACGGGTCTTTCGCCGCCTCGCGGAGGCGCCCGTCGTGCCGGGTGCCCTCAGCGCCGACCGCCGAGACGACGAACTGCTCGGATTCGACGAGGCAGCGGCGTTGATCCTCGGCCTCCAGGACCGGGTGACGCGTGACCGGGCGGCCGGGTGGATGGAGGGCGACGAGGCGGCCCCCGCCCTGCGTCTGTGGCGGGCGTTGGCACGGCGTTGCGTCGGACCCTACGGCGAACACGCGGCGGCCCCCCTGACCCTCGCGGGCTGGGTCGCCTGGTCCAGCGGGGATGAACTCGAGGCAAGGGAGGCCCTTGCCATGGCCCTGGGCGCCGATCCGGACTACCTGTTCGCCCGCCTCCTGCACCAGGCCTGCAACGAAGGTCTCGACCCCGAGTCGGTGCGACGCTGTCTGCGCGCCGAGCGCGGGGGACGTGGGCTGCTCACGGCAGCGGAGATGCCGGGCAAGGGGGCCGCGGCCGAGGACCTGGAAGGCTTCGAGGGGCCCCAGGACCCGCCCGCGGCGGATTTCGGCGCAGATCTGTGCGGAACCGAGAGGGGAGATGCCTCCACCGACCTCCGGTGTTCGGAGGCGGAGCATCATTCCGGCCGGGGAAGTCGGCCCGATCACGGGAGCTGCTCCGGCGAGGGAACGGGCTCCGGCACGCCTGACGACGTGAGCGACTCCGGCGAGGTCGAACACGAGGGCCGAGTCGGCGGGATGAAAGGCCGCCCCTCCGGTGCACTGCCGCATACTCCACCCACCCACACATCAGGCCCTGTGCCGACGGCCGCCCCCACGACTGCGCGCAGGCGTCGCCGTGTCCGCCCCACCAGTGCCGGCGCCGGTCACGCACAGGCTGTGTCCGCAGCGGAGGAAGGCCAGGAACCGGAGTTGCGCGCACAGGAAACGAACGCGCTTCGCGCTCACCCGCGGAAGTCGCACGTCACACGTCCTGCCGCGCCGAGTCGTGGAGGATCCCGAACCCGTCCTGTGGGGAAGGCCGTCACTCGCCGCCGTGACGACCGCCCGGAAGGCCTGCGCTCCGACAGCGGCGACACCGCGGGGAAGGGGTGA
- a CDS encoding glycogen debranching N-terminal domain-containing protein → MICVALPGLAISTEQGQLTGHGLEGFYRAGRRILSRCQVRVAGREPLAVQARMTSADRARFVGTLRVTPHGGPDPDIVVERTRSADGTELITLHSAATRPLRLPVEVALGADLADLGAIASGAVGPELAASVHDSGLRWSSAAGASSVTADPPPSDAIASAGLLRWDFEVPPGGTVRVELRVRLDGAGPVRAVGRAAAGPLAAAQATGDDPRVRPLMATSVADLQALLLRDPAHPADTHFAAGAPWRCGLAPADALAAARMTLPLGTRLAVGTLRTLARTQITAPGPRCGMIPGPRRDAGAHLPPGCTGTEATLLFPVLLAEARRWGLPDQETEELLPAAERCLTWLRTTVGDGPYLSDPRPGGPVRCESQAHAHRAALLGADLLDACGRRGGEGLREWARKLRATFRRDFWIDDPAGGRPAAARTPDGRPLPHLCATAVHLLDTGLLGGGAHAAGLLDRVQTEQLARLLGSPVMDSGWGLRGLGAKEVGYNPFGHRSGAVRVHETAIAVAGLAAAGYEKEGTALLRGVLTAAEAFEHRLPEMYAGEQRGDGGTPLPHPAACRPAATAAAAGVLLLTTLAGVRPDAPAGTVTLRPLRGAPLGEIGLTGLRVAGAPFSVRVSRLGLAMVEEAADGLQLGV, encoded by the coding sequence ATGATCTGCGTCGCTCTGCCGGGCCTCGCCATCTCGACGGAGCAGGGGCAGCTGACGGGACATGGGCTGGAGGGCTTCTACCGGGCGGGCAGGCGCATCCTCTCCCGCTGCCAGGTGAGGGTGGCCGGACGTGAACCGCTGGCTGTCCAGGCCCGCATGACCTCGGCCGACCGGGCTCGTTTCGTCGGCACGCTCCGTGTCACACCGCACGGCGGCCCGGACCCGGACATCGTCGTCGAGCGGACCCGCTCCGCGGACGGCACGGAGCTGATCACGCTGCACAGCGCCGCCACTCGGCCGCTGCGCCTCCCGGTCGAGGTGGCGCTCGGCGCCGATCTGGCCGACCTGGGGGCGATCGCGTCCGGCGCCGTGGGCCCCGAACTGGCCGCCAGCGTCCACGATTCCGGACTGCGGTGGTCCTCTGCCGCCGGGGCCTCGAGCGTCACGGCCGACCCGCCCCCGTCCGACGCGATCGCCTCCGCGGGCCTGCTGCGCTGGGACTTCGAAGTGCCTCCCGGCGGCACCGTACGTGTGGAACTGAGGGTCCGCCTGGACGGTGCGGGACCGGTCCGGGCCGTGGGCAGGGCGGCCGCCGGCCCGTTGGCTGCGGCACAGGCGACGGGCGACGATCCACGCGTCCGACCGCTCATGGCGACGAGCGTCGCGGACCTTCAGGCCCTGTTGCTGCGGGATCCCGCGCATCCCGCGGACACCCACTTCGCGGCAGGCGCGCCGTGGCGCTGCGGCCTGGCGCCGGCCGACGCGCTCGCCGCGGCCCGCATGACGCTGCCGCTCGGGACCCGCCTCGCCGTGGGCACGCTGCGCACCCTGGCCCGGACGCAGATCACGGCTCCGGGTCCACGGTGCGGCATGATCCCCGGCCCCCGCCGGGACGCGGGCGCGCACCTCCCGCCGGGCTGCACCGGGACCGAGGCCACCCTGCTCTTTCCGGTGCTCCTCGCGGAGGCCCGCCGATGGGGCCTGCCCGACCAGGAGACGGAGGAACTGCTGCCGGCGGCCGAGCGCTGCCTGACCTGGCTGCGCACGACGGTCGGTGACGGGCCCTACCTGAGCGACCCCCGGCCCGGCGGTCCCGTGCGCTGCGAGTCCCAGGCCCACGCCCACCGGGCCGCACTGCTCGGCGCCGACCTGCTCGACGCCTGCGGCAGACGGGGTGGGGAGGGGCTGCGGGAGTGGGCCAGGAAGCTGCGCGCCACCTTCCGGCGGGACTTCTGGATCGACGACCCCGCAGGCGGCCGGCCCGCGGCCGCCCGTACCCCGGACGGGCGGCCACTGCCCCACCTCTGCGCGACGGCCGTCCATCTGCTCGACACCGGGTTGCTGGGCGGCGGCGCCCACGCCGCCGGGCTGCTGGACCGGGTGCAGACCGAGCAGCTCGCCCGGTTGCTCGGCAGTCCCGTCATGGACTCCGGCTGGGGACTTCGTGGCCTCGGAGCGAAGGAGGTCGGCTACAACCCCTTCGGGCACCGCAGTGGTGCCGTCCGGGTCCACGAAACGGCGATCGCCGTCGCCGGCCTGGCCGCCGCGGGCTACGAGAAGGAGGGCACCGCGCTGCTGCGAGGCGTACTGACGGCGGCCGAGGCCTTCGAGCACCGCCTGCCGGAGATGTACGCGGGCGAGCAACGCGGTGACGGGGGAACGCCGCTCCCGCACCCGGCCGCCTGTCGCCCCGCGGCCACCGCGGCGGCGGCAGGGGTCCTGTTGCTGACCACCCTGGCAGGCGTCCGGCCCGACGCTCCGGCGGGAACCGTCACCCTGCGTCCCCTGCGCGGCGCGCCCCTGGGAGAGATCGGCCTGACCGGGCTGCGAGTCGCCGGCGCCCCCTTCTCGGTACGGGTCAGCCGACTGGGTCTCGCCATGGTGGAGGAAGCGGCCGACGGACTGCAATTGGGGGTGTGA
- a CDS encoding NUDIX hydrolase: MPYDPSAFPPFAVTVDLVVLTVRRHALCALAVRRGEAPFQGRWALPGGFVRGDEDLAQAAARELAEETGLRAHDPSAPAHDNGAHLEQLATYGDPKRDPRMRVVSVAHLALAPDLPAPRAGGDASNARWAPVEELLQHGGYGRDGEPVAPLAFDHAQILADGVERARSKIEYSSLATAFCPTEFTVGELRRVYEAVWGVALDPRNFHRKVTGTPGFLVPTGGTTTRQGGRPAQLFRAGGATLLNPPMLRPEV; the protein is encoded by the coding sequence ATGCCCTACGACCCGTCAGCCTTTCCGCCCTTCGCCGTGACCGTGGACCTGGTCGTGCTGACCGTGCGCCGCCATGCCCTGTGCGCGCTGGCGGTGCGCAGGGGTGAGGCGCCGTTCCAGGGGCGGTGGGCGCTCCCGGGCGGCTTCGTACGGGGCGACGAGGACCTTGCCCAGGCCGCCGCGCGCGAACTGGCCGAGGAGACCGGACTGCGTGCGCACGACCCCTCGGCCCCGGCTCACGACAACGGTGCCCATCTGGAGCAGCTCGCCACGTACGGCGACCCCAAGCGCGACCCCAGGATGCGCGTCGTCAGCGTCGCGCACCTGGCGCTCGCCCCGGACCTGCCCGCGCCGCGAGCGGGCGGAGACGCCAGCAACGCGCGTTGGGCACCGGTCGAGGAACTGCTTCAGCACGGCGGTTACGGCCGCGACGGGGAACCGGTCGCACCGCTCGCCTTCGACCACGCCCAGATCCTGGCGGACGGAGTGGAGCGTGCCCGTTCCAAGATCGAGTACTCGTCCCTGGCGACCGCGTTCTGCCCCACCGAGTTCACGGTCGGCGAGCTTCGCCGGGTCTACGAGGCGGTGTGGGGTGTGGCGCTCGACCCGAGGAACTTCCACCGCAAGGTGACGGGCACGCCCGGCTTCCTGGTGCCCACGGGTGGCACCACCACTCGGCAGGGAGGACGTCCGGCGCAGCTGTTCCGAGCGGGCGGCGCGACCTTGCTCAACCCGCCGATGCTGCGGCCCGAGGTGTGA
- a CDS encoding ATP-binding cassette domain-containing protein: protein MIQAFGLTSNSRKALPPAVDDVSFEARAGRVTVLLGAPGAGKTTVLRLMLGLQQGRGLAYFRGRPLHRIAHPSREVGVLLGDVPGHPARTVRGHLRMLCAAAGVPARRADEVLEVVGLVSLRDERLGTLSRGMDRRLGLACALLADPHTLVLDDPADGLSGRESRWLYGMLRAHADQGGTVLTTTTDPKEAARTADRVVTLDRGAVVADQEAADFARTRLRPRVAVRSPHATRLAALLTREARAGQRSVEVVQEDGNRLSVYGSSCAHVGETAFRHDILVHQLADETGDMGPGAGAEARQRAHAAAEPGPGPTRRAGQEPAGGEPPTVASSEPGSERADLPEGACADLSEGACADLSEGACADLSEGACADLSEGARAASESPYTGAVDAPGGPGDELSPSPAPYRPVEAAPRDGMPTCGGDSPVALMAPAAAARAADTADAPASPTASAGHSAAPEWRPVSGAAASASAIVEAPRQPLEADTADATGRATSDAHRAAARPPAASVMSSPQHAIRPFASRGVDTLSALPPPISVRSAPSPLRPLRYELRRATGIGTGFTTGAVVLVVSALTAVLLAGAGHTAQARLLAAWPTELPLPPAALGAGLLGALAFGDEFRHPALAADRGTVPRRLGVLTAKLLVAALTALMLAFLTVGCDAEALYLVYGREVAQVPADWLPLGAGWVGLVIGCAWTGVLAAGVFRSTTAGLAAVVAMPVAVLPVVQKTVESMSVRSAAGFSVRLRELVLVQWPFGGERYVAAAARVIAQPVGGAMALSLTALLCAYLLVTLRSRV from the coding sequence GTGATCCAGGCCTTCGGACTGACCAGTAATTCCCGCAAGGCGCTTCCGCCCGCCGTCGACGACGTCTCCTTCGAGGCGCGCGCGGGCCGCGTCACCGTGCTGCTCGGAGCGCCGGGCGCGGGCAAGACCACGGTGTTGAGACTCATGCTCGGACTTCAACAGGGCCGCGGGCTCGCCTACTTCCGCGGCCGTCCGCTGCACCGCATCGCCCATCCCTCGCGTGAGGTCGGCGTCCTCCTCGGCGATGTGCCGGGCCACCCCGCCCGCACGGTCCGGGGCCACCTGCGCATGCTGTGCGCGGCCGCCGGAGTCCCGGCGCGGCGCGCCGACGAAGTGCTCGAGGTGGTCGGTCTGGTCAGCCTCCGCGACGAACGCCTCGGCACCCTGTCCCGCGGCATGGACCGGCGCCTGGGCCTGGCCTGCGCTCTCCTGGCGGATCCGCACACCCTCGTCCTCGACGATCCCGCCGACGGGCTCTCCGGGCGCGAGAGCCGCTGGCTGTACGGCATGCTGCGTGCCCACGCGGACCAGGGCGGCACCGTCCTGACGACCACGACCGACCCCAAGGAGGCCGCGCGCACCGCCGACCGGGTCGTCACTCTGGACCGGGGCGCCGTGGTCGCCGACCAGGAGGCAGCCGACTTCGCCCGCACCCGGCTGAGGCCCCGGGTGGCCGTCCGCAGCCCGCACGCCACCCGCCTGGCCGCCCTGCTGACCAGGGAGGCCCGAGCCGGGCAACGCTCCGTCGAGGTGGTGCAGGAGGACGGCAACCGGCTCTCCGTGTACGGCAGCAGCTGCGCCCATGTCGGCGAGACGGCGTTCCGGCACGACATCCTGGTCCACCAACTCGCCGACGAAACCGGCGACATGGGGCCCGGAGCGGGAGCGGAGGCACGGCAGCGGGCGCACGCCGCGGCAGAGCCGGGCCCGGGCCCCACGAGGCGAGCGGGTCAGGAACCCGCGGGCGGAGAACCGCCCACTGTCGCTTCCTCCGAACCGGGCTCGGAACGCGCGGACCTGCCGGAAGGGGCATGCGCGGACCTGTCGGAAGGGGCATGCGCGGACCTGTCGGAAGGGGCATGCGCGGACCTGTCGGAAGGGGCATGCGCGGACCTGTCGGAAGGGGCACGTGCGGCGAGCGAATCCCCGTACACGGGCGCCGTGGACGCGCCGGGCGGCCCCGGTGATGAGCTGTCGCCGTCCCCAGCGCCGTACCGGCCGGTCGAGGCGGCGCCTCGCGACGGCATGCCGACTTGCGGCGGCGACTCCCCGGTCGCTCTCATGGCACCGGCCGCCGCCGCCCGGGCCGCGGACACCGCGGATGCACCGGCCTCCCCGACTGCTTCCGCGGGGCACTCCGCTGCTCCTGAATGGCGCCCTGTCAGTGGAGCGGCCGCCTCCGCAAGCGCGATCGTCGAGGCACCTCGGCAGCCCCTGGAAGCCGATACCGCCGACGCCACCGGCCGCGCCACCTCTGACGCCCACCGCGCCGCCGCCCGTCCCCCGGCCGCCTCTGTCATGTCCTCGCCCCAGCACGCCATCCGCCCTTTCGCGTCCCGTGGGGTCGACACCCTGTCCGCCCTGCCGCCTCCCATCTCCGTGCGCTCGGCCCCCAGCCCCCTGCGCCCCCTCCGCTACGAACTCCGTCGCGCCACCGGCATCGGTACCGGGTTCACCACCGGCGCGGTCGTGCTGGTCGTCTCCGCTCTCACCGCCGTACTCCTGGCCGGCGCGGGCCATACCGCACAGGCGCGGTTGCTGGCCGCGTGGCCCACGGAACTCCCGTTGCCACCCGCGGCGCTCGGTGCGGGCCTGCTCGGCGCGCTGGCCTTCGGAGACGAATTCCGCCACCCCGCCCTGGCCGCGGACCGCGGAACCGTGCCCCGCAGACTGGGCGTACTCACCGCCAAACTCCTCGTCGCCGCTCTCACCGCACTCATGCTGGCCTTTCTCACGGTGGGCTGCGACGCCGAAGCGCTCTACCTCGTCTACGGACGGGAGGTCGCACAGGTTCCCGCGGACTGGCTTCCACTCGGCGCGGGTTGGGTCGGCCTGGTGATCGGCTGCGCCTGGACCGGCGTGCTGGCCGCCGGCGTCTTCCGATCCACCACGGCCGGGCTGGCGGCGGTGGTCGCCATGCCCGTCGCCGTGCTGCCCGTCGTACAGAAGACCGTGGAGAGCATGTCCGTGCGGTCGGCGGCGGGGTTCTCGGTGCGGTTGCGCGAGCTGGTCCTGGTGCAGTGGCCCTTCGGCGGAGAGCGCTATGTGGCCGCCGCGGCACGCGTGATCGCCCAACCCGTGGGCGGGGCAATGGCGTTGTCGCTGACGGCTCTGCTGTGCGCGTACCTGCTCGTGACCCTGCGTAGCAGAGTCTGA
- a CDS encoding FadR/GntR family transcriptional regulator — translation MSILAHTMMTAARSTDSGLAGPGELDRYPFGEPPVAERVGAPVWDSAEPELGRVGRRAAGSRGRGLHGQLVQQLGQMIVSGDLGADRPLVPEEIGQRFEVSRTVVRESLRVLEAKGLVSARPNVGTRVRPVSDWNLLDPDIIEWRAFGPQRDDQRRELNELRWTIEPLAARLAAGHGRADIQQRMSDMVEIMAHAMGQGDALTYSRADAEFHSLLIQVAGNRMLEHLSGIVSSALQVSGGPATGCDRPNDASLGHHGRIVDALAAGDATAAETAMRQLLIVHPEVERVVPAPREH, via the coding sequence GTGAGTATCCTTGCGCACACCATGATGACCGCCGCCCGCTCCACCGACTCCGGTCTGGCCGGCCCGGGCGAACTCGACCGCTATCCCTTCGGCGAGCCCCCTGTGGCCGAACGCGTCGGAGCCCCCGTATGGGACTCCGCGGAACCCGAGCTGGGCCGCGTGGGCCGTCGCGCCGCGGGCAGCCGCGGACGCGGACTGCACGGCCAACTCGTCCAGCAGCTCGGTCAGATGATCGTCTCGGGCGACCTGGGCGCCGACCGACCGCTGGTACCCGAGGAGATCGGTCAGCGGTTCGAGGTGTCCCGCACCGTCGTCCGCGAGTCGCTGCGTGTCCTCGAGGCGAAGGGCCTGGTCAGTGCCCGGCCGAACGTCGGCACGCGTGTGCGTCCCGTGAGTGACTGGAACCTTCTCGACCCGGACATCATCGAGTGGCGGGCGTTCGGTCCCCAGCGCGATGATCAGCGGCGTGAGCTGAACGAGCTGCGCTGGACGATCGAGCCGCTTGCCGCGCGCCTCGCCGCAGGGCACGGTCGCGCCGACATCCAGCAGCGAATGTCCGACATGGTCGAGATCATGGCGCACGCCATGGGGCAGGGTGACGCTCTCACCTACTCCCGGGCCGACGCCGAGTTCCACTCGCTGCTCATCCAGGTCGCCGGCAATCGCATGCTGGAACACCTTTCCGGGATCGTGTCGTCCGCCCTGCAGGTCTCCGGCGGCCCGGCCACGGGCTGTGACCGGCCGAACGACGCGTCGCTGGGGCACCACGGCCGGATCGTCGACGCCCTCGCGGCGGGCGACGCCACCGCCGCCGAGACGGCCATGCGACAGTTGCTCATCGTTCATCCCGAGGTGGAGCGCGTCGTGCCGGCGCCGCGCGAACACTGA